Proteins co-encoded in one Cricetulus griseus strain 17A/GY chromosome 1 unlocalized genomic scaffold, alternate assembly CriGri-PICRH-1.0 chr1_1, whole genome shotgun sequence genomic window:
- the LOC113832428 gene encoding atherin-like, whose product MRGQKPLRLGRASSGARTRGGIAGTGLQRLPSRGGGDSVLAVSSPSSSGAEDQRGGATPPLPPSPPQRPADTATASGVSAALPPTPPPRAGQRSCYASPASPRLRRAALPLPPQEGRSLSASPLAPPVARRTSEQFPGRSKGIKLT is encoded by the coding sequence ATGCGCGGCCAAAAACCCTTGAGGTTAGGAAGAGCCTCCTCAGGAGCAAGAACCAGGGGGGGCATCGCCGGCACCGGGCTCCAGCGCCTGCCGAGCCGCGGAGGAGGGGACAGCGTGCTGGCCGTGTCCTCCCCCTCCTCGAGTGGCGCAGAGGACCAGCGGGGCGGCGCGACCCCACCATTACCTCCATCACCGCCCCAGCGACCAGCGGACACCGCCACCGCTTCAGGAGTCTCGGCTGCTCTGCCTCCGACGCCGCCGCCGAGAGCGGGTCAAAGGTCGTGCTACGCCTCCCCCGCGTCTCCAAGGCTACGCCGAGCTGCACTTCCGCTTCCTCCTCAGGAAGGACGTTCCCTGAGCGCAAGTCCTCTGGCCCCGCCCGTAGCGCGACGAACCTCGGAGCAGTTCCCTGGGCGGAGTAAAGGGATTAAGCTCACATA